GACCTCCGGGGCCTTTTATTTGTGGCTTCCCGACGTTCATTCCACTCTGTCGGGGAAGCCCCGAGACACGGATTATATCCCCTGGAAAGCGGGGGTGTTGCTGAAGTAACGGCCATCTCCTCGATCACCACTGGCCGTTATTCCTTGGAACAGCTGGTCTATGACTGCCGGCTCATGAATGCGGCCTCGAATGAAGGACCTGAGGCCGCACTATCCCTGCAGCGCTGGTATATCGACAGGCAAAGCGAGAAGTGAACCACTCCGGAGTAGGTCACGGATTTAAGGAGTTTTAGAAACAGGTGTAATATGCACAACATAACCACCACCTGATGCCATTTTAGCTGTTATCGTATCTGTTGCGGATACCGTGATATCCCTGATTGAAATACTGGCGGGATTCATATCCGTCAGAGGGCCGTCCGAGTAGACCCGTGCGTGGTATTGTCCTTGATCTAGAAAATCCAGATTCAGATTAATAGAGCGGGGTTCCCAGTCCGTCAGTGCGCCGATGAACCAGTCGTAACTACTTCGGCGCGCAATGGCGACATAGTCACCAATTACGCCTGATAGAACGCGGGTTTCATCCCAGCTCGCCGCCACCTTCGTCAGAAAATCAGCACCCGGCTCCCCGCGGTAGGTACCCGGATAGTCGCAGACCATCTGGAGAGGACTTTCATAGACCACGAACATGGCGAGGTGGTGACAGCGCGTACCCATTGCAGTTGGTGCGTCGTATCGGGGCTCAAACTCTTCCCGGGTTACATGCTGGAAGGCACCGGGTGTATAGTCCATGGGACCTGCCAGCATACGCGTAAATGGAATCGTCACATTGTGTTCGGGAGTAATTCGATCACTCCACTTGGTGTGCTCCAGCCCTAGTACGCCTTCCCGCGTGAGCAGATTAGGGTAGGTCCTTCGGATACCAGTCGGTTTATACGATCCATGAAAATCCACTATGAGATGGTGCTCGGCCGCCTTTTTCACCACATCATGATAAAACCTGACCATCTCCTGATCGTCCCGGTTCATATAGTCGACTTTGACACCCTTCACGCCCCAGCTTTTGTAAAGCGGGAATGCAACATCCATTTGGTCACGTGTATTTTCCCAGTTCAGCCAAAGAAGAATATCCACGTTTCTTTCTCGGGCGTAGGCGATGATCAGCGGCAGGTCGACCTCAGGAATTGTCGTGGTGATATCTTGCGACGGATCCTTATGGGGACCGTACCACTTTGCATCAATCAGCAAATATTCCAGCTCGAATTCTGCGGCAAAGTCGATATAGTGCTTATAGGTGGCTGTATTCACACCTCCCTCAAAGTCAACACCTTCAACTGTTCTTCCCGACCACCAGGGCCAGGCGGCTTTCCCCGGTTTAATCCAGGAAGGATCGGATATCACGCTAGGTTCATTCAAGTTCAGGATGATGTTCGATTCTACCAGATCACCAGGCTCATCACCGATCATGATAACCCGCCATGGTGATTGATGAGGGACAGTTCCTTTGACACAGACGCCGGGATCACTCGGCCATGGGGATAATTTTGAGGTCAAGGTAGTGGGACTTCCCTCTACTCCGGTGAGATACATGGCCGCGTAGTCAGTAAGGCTGGCTTCTGTTAAGGCGATATATGGGCCGTCGTCGATCTCAATTGTCAGTGGGAGACCGACGAGAGATTGCGGATTGATTTCGCTCAGTGTTCCCCGAAGAAACGGACTTTCGTAGTTCGTAGTGAAATTCTCCAGGTATAACACCCAACAGGTATGGTCTTTAGGAAAGTTGAATTCACTGAATTCAGCCATAATCTCAAAATAGTCCATGCCATCTTGCTTTGGTAACAGGTAGCGGAACGCCACTCCATCGTTAAATACTCGGAATAACAGATGAAGACTCCGTCTCGGAGGCCTGATTTCCTGTAATTCGACCTGCAGCTCATTGTACTGATTGCGTGCGTATTTCGACTTGCCCACCACTAACTCATAGGTCTCATCGTGCTTCCGCCGCGAGGTTCCGACAATCTTCATTCCTCTGGAAATTTCTCCTTCCTGCAACTCGAGGGAGAGGTGTGATGGAGAGAGGATCTGTCGTTGATTGTACCCAATTGAATACAGCGGCGAATTGTCCTCATCCCGGTCGAATACAAACTCAATTTTACCGTCGGGAGAAAGTAGTTTGAGTGGCACTGATTGCGATTCACACGATCCGAACATCAGTGAGCCTAGAAGCATTAGTATAATGACTTTAGCTAGTCGCATGCGTAGTTTCCTCCAAGTGTATTCACTCCTCGATTGACTCCTGCTCCAGCCCCAGCAATTGTCCATCCTAACCTTCCAGAAACCGGAGAGATCCTGAGCTGATCGACATCGATTCTGTTGTGGATAAAGCATGTTGTTCAATTACTTCCAATACTGTTGTGTTTACCTTCACAATTATTTCAGGTGTCTCTTAATTCTCGCGTAATTCCCAAAAGCCAAGCCCATCATTCTCACCTGGGAAGTAGCATTTTTATGCTTTGAGTATATCCGGGCGTCACAAGTCGGACGATATACATGCCGGTGGGTGCTTCCCTTCCATCCGAAGTGTTTCCATCCCAAATGACATGGTGCATACTTGGATCTAGAAGTCCTTTTTTCAGCTGCATCACTTCTCGAACTAGTAGATCATAAACAATTAGAGCTACCTGCAACCTCTGCCTTAGGGAAAATGTGATGGTGGTGGAGGCGTTGAATGGGTTCGGATAATTCTGAGATAGCATCATCTGATGTAAGGACTGGGATTCAGGTACCGCCACGGGGTCAGTGTATGTCAGGATATAATCTCCTCCAGGTACCGTGAAGTAAAGACTTTTGCCTTCTTCAGTGGCTGATACTCCTGTCAACTCAAGGTCATTCCCTGCGACGGTCCAGGTTCCGGGCTGCAGACCGCAAACCAGGACTTTAACCGTGTCCAATCCCGGAATGGTCAGTCCGACCTGTCCGGCAAGATCCTAGCTCTTACACATTATTAAACCTGCGGAATGGCAGGCTAATGCGCCGTGTCAATGACGCCCATCCAAGTCATTTCTAGTTTTCAGAATAACTCACAACCAGCTCGTCTTCCACAAAAGCATTACCTTTCCTGGCGAGTGCACGTAGATGATTTTCACCGGGATTGAAGACCACATCCCAACGGAATACATATTGATTCTTCTTTTCTCCCAATGATCTCCCGTTCAGGAATAACTCCACAGCCTCGCCATTACTGTAGACCCGAAGTTGCCTGGATTCACCCTCAGCTCCCGGATAGTGAGTCCTGGTGTGGGAAACAATGTATACTATCGGTTCATCAGACCACTGGCTCTGGTAAAAGTAGTAGGAGTCCTTCGGTCTGCGCGCCATATCACACAGGCCCTTCTGGTTCACACGCGGTATGTTGCCGATCTTAACGAAAGAGCCGAAATCGAACATATTCCAGACGGCCCCGCCAGCGATCCAGGGACGCTTGTTGATGGCGTCCAGGTAATGCTCGTGAAAGTCA
This genomic window from Candidatus Neomarinimicrobiota bacterium contains:
- a CDS encoding glycoside hydrolase family 97 protein, encoding MLYPQQNRCRSAQDLSGFWKVRMDNCWGWSRSQSRSEYTWRKLRMRLAKVIILMLLGSLMFGSCESQSVPLKLLSPDGKIEFVFDRDEDNSPLYSIGYNQRQILSPSHLSLELQEGEISRGMKIVGTSRRKHDETYELVVGKSKYARNQYNELQVELQEIRPPRRSLHLLFRVFNDGVAFRYLLPKQDGMDYFEIMAEFSEFNFPKDHTCWVLYLENFTTNYESPFLRGTLSEINPQSLVGLPLTIEIDDGPYIALTEASLTDYAAMYLTGVEGSPTTLTSKLSPWPSDPGVCVKGTVPHQSPWRVIMIGDEPGDLVESNIILNLNEPSVISDPSWIKPGKAAWPWWSGRTVEGVDFEGGVNTATYKHYIDFAAEFELEYLLIDAKWYGPHKDPSQDITTTIPEVDLPLIIAYARERNVDILLWLNWENTRDQMDVAFPLYKSWGVKGVKVDYMNRDDQEMVRFYHDVVKKAAEHHLIVDFHGSYKPTGIRRTYPNLLTREGVLGLEHTKWSDRITPEHNVTIPFTRMLAGPMDYTPGAFQHVTREEFEPRYDAPTAMGTRCHHLAMFVVYESPLQMVCDYPGTYRGEPGADFLTKVAASWDETRVLSGVIGDYVAIARRSSYDWFIGALTDWEPRSINLNLDFLDQGQYHARVYSDGPLTDMNPASISIRDITVSATDTITAKMASGGGYVVHITPVSKTP
- a CDS encoding T9SS type A sorting domain-containing protein encodes the protein MMLSQNYPNPFNASTTITFSLRQRLQVALIVYDLLVREVMQLKKGLLDPSMHHVIWDGNTSDGREAPTGMYIVRLVTPGYTQSIKMLLPR